From Xiphophorus hellerii strain 12219 chromosome 20, Xiphophorus_hellerii-4.1, whole genome shotgun sequence, the proteins below share one genomic window:
- the LOC116710342 gene encoding complement decay-accelerating factor isoform X1, with amino-acid sequence MEVLLDTRRQRKLLILYLFIGNVAAQCSKPDAGENMVLTEESLLKNDFPEGSEVTLECSNGYEKESGSGIMNCIDNKWTEPDLNCKKKDCGFPKAEPHMEFNTSQGTLFGSVVKVTCEEGYRISGSSYKHCLPKGWFGRASCNIVTCSKPTEVENGEHSWSSDNKPEYQQTIHFTCKSGYTMLGNQSIQCTKTGKYDSEPPQCIGLTTEGKITTNIITTAPTTTEQETSTGNGLTATPTLHKATTVTARPSTNISTLKQDYRKRPSEENNTTPSTSKKEQNIETLNINKDKGYTAVIISVVVVTIVLCLVAFFLNKFLMRKKGSYDTGEDLKPELLQFQNL; translated from the exons ATGGAGGTTTTACTGGACACCCGCAGACAGAGAAAACTCCTCATCCTGTACCTATTTATTGGTAATGTTGCAG CGCAATGTTCTAAACCAGACGCAGGAGAGAACATGGTTCTCACCGAAGAATCTCTCCTAAAAAATGATTTCCCAGAGGGTTCCGAGGTCACATTAGAGTGCAGCAATGGATATGAAAAAGAAAGTGGCTCTGGGATCATGAACTGCATTGATAATAAGTGGACTGAACCAGATCTCAACTGCAAGA AGAAAGACTGTGGTTTCCCTAAAGCAGAGCCACACATGGAATTTAATACCAGCCAGGGTACTCTGTTTGGTTCAGTGGTTAAAGTAACCTGTGAAGAAGG TTACCGGATCAGTGGATCAAGCTACAAACACTGCCTCCCAAAAGGGTGGTTTGGAAGGGCATCATGTAACA tTGTCACTTGCTCCAAACCAACTGAAGTGGAAAATGGCGAACATTCTTGGAGTAGTGACAATAAACCAGAATATCAACAAACTATACATTTCACATGTAAATCAGGATACACCATGCTTGGGAATCAAAGTATTCAGTGTACCAAAACTGGCAAATATGATTCTGAGCCTCCACAATGCATTG GTTTGACCACAGAAGgcaaaattacaacaaacatTATTACAACTGCTCCCACAACAACAGAACAAG aAACATCCACTGGTAATGGTTTGACTGCCACACCAACTCTTCACAAAGCCACAACTGTCACAGCGAGACCATCCACAAATATCTCAACACTGAAACAAG ATTACAGAAAAAGACCATCTGAGGAAAATAATACTACACCCAGTACTTCAAAAAAAG AACAGAATATAGAgactttaaatataaacaaagatAAAG GATATACAGCTGTTATAATCAGTGTGGTGGTTGTTACGATAG TACTCTGCCTAGTTGCAttctttttaaacaagtttcttatgagaaaaaaagg CTCATATGACACTGGAGAAGACCTGAAGCCGGAGTTATTACAGTTCCAAAATCTTTAA
- the LOC116710342 gene encoding complement decay-accelerating factor isoform X3, with translation MEVLLDTRRQRKLLILYLFIGNVAAQCSKPDAGENMVLTEESLLKNDFPEGSEVTLECSNGYEKESGSGIMNCIDNKWTEPDLNCKKKDCGFPKAEPHMEFNTSQGTLFGSVVKVTCEEGYRISGSSYKHCLPKGWFGRASCNIVTCSKPTEVENGEHSWSSDNKPEYQQTIHFTCKSGYTMLGNQSIQCTKTGKYDSEPPQCIETSTGNGLTATPTLHKATTVTARPSTNISTLKQDYRKRPSEENNTTPSTSKKEQNIETLNINKDKGYTAVIISVVVVTIVLCLVAFFLNKFLMRKKGSYDTGEDLKPELLQFQNL, from the exons ATGGAGGTTTTACTGGACACCCGCAGACAGAGAAAACTCCTCATCCTGTACCTATTTATTGGTAATGTTGCAG CGCAATGTTCTAAACCAGACGCAGGAGAGAACATGGTTCTCACCGAAGAATCTCTCCTAAAAAATGATTTCCCAGAGGGTTCCGAGGTCACATTAGAGTGCAGCAATGGATATGAAAAAGAAAGTGGCTCTGGGATCATGAACTGCATTGATAATAAGTGGACTGAACCAGATCTCAACTGCAAGA AGAAAGACTGTGGTTTCCCTAAAGCAGAGCCACACATGGAATTTAATACCAGCCAGGGTACTCTGTTTGGTTCAGTGGTTAAAGTAACCTGTGAAGAAGG TTACCGGATCAGTGGATCAAGCTACAAACACTGCCTCCCAAAAGGGTGGTTTGGAAGGGCATCATGTAACA tTGTCACTTGCTCCAAACCAACTGAAGTGGAAAATGGCGAACATTCTTGGAGTAGTGACAATAAACCAGAATATCAACAAACTATACATTTCACATGTAAATCAGGATACACCATGCTTGGGAATCAAAGTATTCAGTGTACCAAAACTGGCAAATATGATTCTGAGCCTCCACAATGCATTG aAACATCCACTGGTAATGGTTTGACTGCCACACCAACTCTTCACAAAGCCACAACTGTCACAGCGAGACCATCCACAAATATCTCAACACTGAAACAAG ATTACAGAAAAAGACCATCTGAGGAAAATAATACTACACCCAGTACTTCAAAAAAAG AACAGAATATAGAgactttaaatataaacaaagatAAAG GATATACAGCTGTTATAATCAGTGTGGTGGTTGTTACGATAG TACTCTGCCTAGTTGCAttctttttaaacaagtttcttatgagaaaaaaagg CTCATATGACACTGGAGAAGACCTGAAGCCGGAGTTATTACAGTTCCAAAATCTTTAA
- the LOC116710342 gene encoding complement decay-accelerating factor, GPI-anchored isoform X4, translating into MEVLLDTRRQRKLLILYLFIGNVAAQCSKPDAGENMVLTEESLLKNDFPEGSEVTLECSNGYEKESGSGIMNCIDNKWTEPDLNCKKKDCGFPKAEPHMEFNTSQGTLFGSVVKVTCEEGYRISGSSYKHCLPKGWFGRASCNIVTCSKPTEVENGEHSWSSDNKPEYQQTIHFTCKSGYTMLGNQSIQCTKTGKYDSEPPQCIDYRKRPSEENNTTPSTSKKEQNIETLNINKDKGYTAVIISVVVVTIVLCLVAFFLNKFLMRKKGSYDTGEDLKPELLQFQNL; encoded by the exons ATGGAGGTTTTACTGGACACCCGCAGACAGAGAAAACTCCTCATCCTGTACCTATTTATTGGTAATGTTGCAG CGCAATGTTCTAAACCAGACGCAGGAGAGAACATGGTTCTCACCGAAGAATCTCTCCTAAAAAATGATTTCCCAGAGGGTTCCGAGGTCACATTAGAGTGCAGCAATGGATATGAAAAAGAAAGTGGCTCTGGGATCATGAACTGCATTGATAATAAGTGGACTGAACCAGATCTCAACTGCAAGA AGAAAGACTGTGGTTTCCCTAAAGCAGAGCCACACATGGAATTTAATACCAGCCAGGGTACTCTGTTTGGTTCAGTGGTTAAAGTAACCTGTGAAGAAGG TTACCGGATCAGTGGATCAAGCTACAAACACTGCCTCCCAAAAGGGTGGTTTGGAAGGGCATCATGTAACA tTGTCACTTGCTCCAAACCAACTGAAGTGGAAAATGGCGAACATTCTTGGAGTAGTGACAATAAACCAGAATATCAACAAACTATACATTTCACATGTAAATCAGGATACACCATGCTTGGGAATCAAAGTATTCAGTGTACCAAAACTGGCAAATATGATTCTGAGCCTCCACAATGCATTG ATTACAGAAAAAGACCATCTGAGGAAAATAATACTACACCCAGTACTTCAAAAAAAG AACAGAATATAGAgactttaaatataaacaaagatAAAG GATATACAGCTGTTATAATCAGTGTGGTGGTTGTTACGATAG TACTCTGCCTAGTTGCAttctttttaaacaagtttcttatgagaaaaaaagg CTCATATGACACTGGAGAAGACCTGAAGCCGGAGTTATTACAGTTCCAAAATCTTTAA
- the LOC116710342 gene encoding complement decay-accelerating factor isoform X2: MEVLLDTRRQRKLLILYLFIGNVAAQCSKPDAGENMVLTEESLLKNDFPEGSEVTLECSNGYEKESGSGIMNCIDNKWTEPDLNCKKKDCGFPKAEPHMEFNTSQGTLFGSVVKVTCEEGYRISGSSYKHCLPKGWFGRASCNIVTCSKPTEVENGEHSWSSDNKPEYQQTIHFTCKSGYTMLGNQSIQCTKTGKYDSEPPQCIGLTTEGKITTNIITTAPTTTEQETSTGNGLTATPTLHKATTVTARPSTNISTLKQDYRKRPSEENNTTPSTSKKEQNIETLNINKDKGYTAVIISVVVVTIVLCLVAFFLNKFLMRKKGSVGNEPIC, translated from the exons ATGGAGGTTTTACTGGACACCCGCAGACAGAGAAAACTCCTCATCCTGTACCTATTTATTGGTAATGTTGCAG CGCAATGTTCTAAACCAGACGCAGGAGAGAACATGGTTCTCACCGAAGAATCTCTCCTAAAAAATGATTTCCCAGAGGGTTCCGAGGTCACATTAGAGTGCAGCAATGGATATGAAAAAGAAAGTGGCTCTGGGATCATGAACTGCATTGATAATAAGTGGACTGAACCAGATCTCAACTGCAAGA AGAAAGACTGTGGTTTCCCTAAAGCAGAGCCACACATGGAATTTAATACCAGCCAGGGTACTCTGTTTGGTTCAGTGGTTAAAGTAACCTGTGAAGAAGG TTACCGGATCAGTGGATCAAGCTACAAACACTGCCTCCCAAAAGGGTGGTTTGGAAGGGCATCATGTAACA tTGTCACTTGCTCCAAACCAACTGAAGTGGAAAATGGCGAACATTCTTGGAGTAGTGACAATAAACCAGAATATCAACAAACTATACATTTCACATGTAAATCAGGATACACCATGCTTGGGAATCAAAGTATTCAGTGTACCAAAACTGGCAAATATGATTCTGAGCCTCCACAATGCATTG GTTTGACCACAGAAGgcaaaattacaacaaacatTATTACAACTGCTCCCACAACAACAGAACAAG aAACATCCACTGGTAATGGTTTGACTGCCACACCAACTCTTCACAAAGCCACAACTGTCACAGCGAGACCATCCACAAATATCTCAACACTGAAACAAG ATTACAGAAAAAGACCATCTGAGGAAAATAATACTACACCCAGTACTTCAAAAAAAG AACAGAATATAGAgactttaaatataaacaaagatAAAG GATATACAGCTGTTATAATCAGTGTGGTGGTTGTTACGATAG TACTCTGCCTAGTTGCAttctttttaaacaagtttcttatgagaaaaaaagg ATCTGTTGGAAATGAACCCATCTGTTAG